The DNA region CGCCAGTACCTGGCGATCCACGTTATCGACGTCCGCCGGGCGTTCGCGCTCCTGCTCCGCGAACTGGCGGAAGTGATCCACATCGAAGAGGGCCGGTTCGGCAACTACGACTTCGCTAGCTGGCGCGAGCTCAGCACGCTGGAGAGCGCCTACAAGGGCCCGCACGACGACTGGGTGCGGAGCGTGAACTTCGAGATCCGCGCCCCCCGCGTGCTGCGGCTGCTGGAGTTCGACCGCGCCCCCAAGCAGCGCGTGCGGCTCAATCGGCGCAACCTGTTTGCCCGCGACGAGAACCTGTGCCAGTACTGCGGGAAGAAGTTCGCCACCAGCGAGCTTTCGATCGACCACGTCGTGCCTAGCTGCCGCGGCGGCGAGACCACTTGGGAGAACGTGGTGTGCGCGTGCGTGCGCTGCAACGTGCGCAAGGGGGGCCGCACCCCCACCGAGGCGAACATGAAGCTGATCAAGAAGCCGGTGCGCCCCAAGCGCAGCCCGCTGCTGTCGATCAAGCTAGCGAGCCCCAAGTACGCGAGCTGGAAGAGCTTCGTCGACGCGGCGTACTGGTCGGTCGACCTGCGGTAGGGCGCCCTCAAGAGCAGCAGTCGCTCAGCAGCGACTGATGCTCAGAAACTACTGGGCAGAAACTGTAATGACCAATGACCAAGCCTAAATGACCAAGGACACGTTGCCTGCGTCCTTTGGTCATTCAGGCTTGGTCATTGGTCATTCACCCCCGCCCACAATCGTGGATTCCCAAAGCGGCACGTTGAGGACCGCCTACTCCTCCGCGCCTTCCTTCCCGGCCAGCGGCTCCTTCTTCTCCGTGATCACCTCGCACTGAGGCGACATCTCGGCGTTCAGCGCGGTG from Pirellulimonas nuda includes:
- a CDS encoding HNH endonuclease, coding for MSTASPAALNASVLVLNRQYLAIHVIDVRRAFALLLRELAEVIHIEEGRFGNYDFASWRELSTLESAYKGPHDDWVRSVNFEIRAPRVLRLLEFDRAPKQRVRLNRRNLFARDENLCQYCGKKFATSELSIDHVVPSCRGGETTWENVVCACVRCNVRKGGRTPTEANMKLIKKPVRPKRSPLLSIKLASPKYASWKSFVDAAYWSVDLR